One bacterium genomic region harbors:
- the recR gene encoding recombination protein RecR → MIAGPIKNLIREFKKLPGVGEKTATRLAMHVLSSPRVNAEGLASALLEVKDKIRPCKNCFSMTESEICEICSSGRRDRGIICVVEDQVSLVSIENAGNFFGLYHVLGGRLSPIDGVGPGEITVAQLVKRVESGTVREVILATNPSVDGEATALYVKRALGSLNVKVTRIARGIPMGGDLEYADALTLGRALDGRSAY, encoded by the coding sequence ATGATAGCGGGACCGATAAAAAATCTTATCAGGGAATTCAAGAAGCTCCCGGGCGTCGGAGAGAAGACGGCCACGAGGCTGGCCATGCACGTCCTTTCGAGCCCCAGGGTGAACGCCGAAGGTCTGGCGTCGGCCCTGCTGGAGGTGAAGGACAAGATACGCCCCTGCAAAAACTGCTTTTCGATGACCGAGAGCGAAATCTGCGAAATATGCTCCTCGGGCCGCCGGGACAGGGGCATCATCTGCGTGGTGGAGGATCAGGTCAGCCTGGTTTCCATTGAAAACGCGGGAAATTTTTTCGGCCTTTATCACGTGCTCGGGGGAAGGCTCTCCCCTATCGACGGAGTGGGTCCCGGCGAGATAACCGTAGCCCAGCTTGTAAAAAGGGTCGAGTCCGGCACCGTGCGGGAGGTGATTCTGGCGACCAACCCGAGCGTTGACGGAGAGGCCACCGCCCTCTACGTCAAGCGGGCGCTCGGGTCGCTGAACGTAAAGGTTACGAGGATCGCGCGCGGCATTCCAATGGGCGGAGACCTCGAATACGCCGACGCGCTTACCCTCGGGCGGGCTCTCGACGGCCGAAGCGCTTACTGA